A genome region from bacterium includes the following:
- a CDS encoding ubiquinone/menaquinone biosynthesis methyltransferase — translation MTSPARDALIPPEDNRRMFDGIARRYDLLNALMSLGLHRIWRRRAVKSLCVKGPQEAVRDFLDIGCGTGDVAIAVLREYPTARLTGIDLSRPMIEIAEKKTRAAGLQSRATYQTGDATALVFGDAAFHGIVSAFCLRNIDDRSKAFQEMRRVLRPGGTVVILELTKPVAALPRLVHHFHTQQVIPFLGALLSQGSAYRYLADSIEHFPPPDAIVSEMTNAGFVQARHAPLTGGFVTLFTARAPGHYVFAAPEYANSVPLAQFIPTVSPGSRVVLNTPSQLLTPLLSGEIDAALIPVAALFANPTLSALEGTGICAGQKVRSVVLRCNRPLDQVRTVCLDPASRTSNALAQILLKRHWKRDIQIVVNSNEADAAVVIGDRALCESSGPGGDYDLATAWNQMTGLPFVFAVWAVRRDHPDPAALTGVIQRASQAGIAAIPEIARQQAVKLGLSEATCLEYFTECIYYELGPRERQAMELFRNMLAEIC, via the coding sequence ATGACCAGTCCGGCCCGTGACGCACTCATCCCGCCAGAGGACAACCGCCGGATGTTCGACGGCATTGCCCGGCGTTATGATCTCCTGAATGCCTTGATGTCTTTGGGGCTGCACCGTATCTGGCGCCGGCGTGCCGTCAAAAGCCTTTGTGTGAAAGGCCCCCAAGAAGCTGTGCGTGACTTTCTGGATATCGGGTGCGGCACGGGTGATGTGGCCATTGCCGTGCTTCGCGAGTATCCGACCGCCCGTCTGACCGGCATTGACCTTTCCCGGCCCATGATTGAAATCGCCGAAAAGAAAACCCGCGCAGCCGGCCTGCAGAGCCGGGCAACCTATCAAACGGGAGATGCCACCGCGCTGGTGTTTGGCGACGCCGCCTTTCATGGCATTGTCAGCGCCTTCTGCCTGAGGAATATCGATGACCGCTCAAAAGCCTTTCAGGAAATGCGGCGAGTTCTTCGCCCTGGCGGTACCGTGGTCATCCTGGAACTCACCAAGCCCGTAGCGGCCTTGCCGCGTCTGGTTCATCATTTTCATACCCAACAGGTCATCCCGTTTTTGGGGGCCCTTCTGTCCCAAGGCAGCGCGTACCGCTACCTAGCCGACTCGATCGAGCATTTCCCGCCGCCTGACGCGATTGTGTCCGAGATGACCAACGCCGGATTTGTCCAGGCCCGTCATGCCCCCCTGACCGGCGGCTTTGTGACCCTCTTCACTGCGCGGGCGCCGGGGCACTATGTCTTTGCTGCGCCGGAATACGCCAACTCGGTGCCGCTGGCACAATTCATTCCCACCGTCAGTCCGGGTTCCCGGGTGGTTCTCAATACCCCGTCGCAACTATTGACTCCGCTCCTGAGCGGCGAGATCGATGCCGCCTTAATCCCGGTCGCCGCCTTGTTTGCCAATCCGACCCTGAGCGCGCTTGAAGGGACTGGGATTTGTGCCGGCCAAAAAGTGCGCAGTGTAGTGCTGCGGTGTAACCGGCCGCTTGACCAGGTCCGAACCGTGTGCCTTGATCCGGCGTCTCGGACTTCGAACGCTCTGGCGCAGATCCTGCTGAAGCGCCATTGGAAGCGCGATATCCAGATTGTAGTGAATTCGAATGAAGCCGACGCGGCGGTGGTAATTGGCGACCGGGCCCTCTGCGAAAGTTCCGGCCCGGGCGGAGATTACGATCTGGCAACCGCCTGGAATCAAATGACAGGCCTGCCCTTCGTGTTTGCGGTCTGGGCCGTACGCCGTGATCATCCTGATCCGGCAGCTTTGACCGGAGTGATCCAAAGGGCCAGTCAAGCGGGAATAGCCGCCATCCCCGAGATCGCGAGGCAACAGGCGGTCAAACTGGGATTAAGCGAAGCCACCTGTCTTGAATATTTCACTGAGTGCATTTACTACGAGCTTGGCCCCCGGGAGCGACAGGCCATGGAGCTGTTCAGGAATATGCTGGCGGAGATATGCTAA